In Pangasianodon hypophthalmus isolate fPanHyp1 chromosome 3, fPanHyp1.pri, whole genome shotgun sequence, a single genomic region encodes these proteins:
- the spred2b gene encoding sprouty-related, EVH1 domain-containing protein 2 has protein sequence MIEETHPNDDSYIVRVKAVVMTRDDSSGGWLAQEGGGLSRVGVCKVAPAELSGHSDFLIHGERLKDKQVVLECFVRKDLIYTKATPTFHHWKVDNKKCGLTFQSPADARAFDRGVRKALEDITEGSTTSSSTLQNEAELGDDDVFTTATDSSSNSSQKKEQAMQPLTTSTFYEPHRHHHHYILGHFHEQYRTSERYFLDQAAPRLARRVSFLDEEEEVVRINPRERAWLSGYEDYRHAAARAQGLDSYVHFAKGDAPAKHDYSYPYAPGSELSKGPRRGSGGGAVVSQPISFKHKEDEEEGLGERRHCVYCGVYFRHEENGRGRCPDAPDPARVCIRRFSCMWCADSLLYHCMSDPEGDYSDPCSCDTADERFCLRWLALLGLALLAPCLCCYPPLHACHRCAVACGCCGGKHKAAA, from the exons TGACAGTTACATCGTACGCGTCAAAGCGGTGGTAATGACCCGGGATGACTCGAGTGGGGGTTGGTTAGCACAGGAGGGTGGAGGGCTCAGCCGAGTCGGTGTCTGCAAGGTGGCACCCGCTGAGCTGAGCGGCCACAGCGACTTCCTCATCCATGGAGAGCGCCTCAAAGACAAGCAG GTGGTCCTGGAATGCTTTGTGAGGAAAGATCTTATCTACACCAAGGCCACGCCCACGTTTCATCACTGGAAGGTTGACAACAAAAAGTGTGGCCTCACGTTCCAGAGTCCTGCTGATGCCCGCGCTTTTGACCGAGGGGTACGGAAAGCCCTGGAGGACATAACAGAAG GTTCCACAACTTCCTCTTCAACACTCCAGAATGAAGCTGAACTAGGAGACGACGATGTTTTCACA ACCGCCACTGACAGCTCGTCCAACTCATCCCAGAAAAAGGAGCAGGCCATGCAGCCACTGACCACCTCCACCTTCTATGAACCACACCGGCATCACCATCACTACATTCTGGGTCACTTCCATGAGCAGTACAGGACCTCAGAGCGCTACTTTCTGGACCAG GCAGCACCCAGGTTGGCACGGCGTGTCAGCTTCCtagatgaagaggaggaggttgTGCGTATAAACCCACGTGAGCGTGCTTGGCTCTCAGGCTATGAGGACTACCGGCATGCAGCAGCGCGTGCTCAGGGTCTCGACTCTTACGTGCACTTCGCCAAGGGCGATGCACCAGCCAAGCATGACTACAGCTATCCGTATGCACCGGGGTCAGAGCTGAGCAAGGGCCCTCGCCGAGGCTCCGGGGGCGGAGCTGTGGtttctcagccaatcagcttcaaacacaaggaggatgaggaagagggtTTGGGTGAGCGGCGACATTGCGTCTACTGCGGCGTTTATTTCCGGCATGAGGAGAATGGCCGAGGCCGCTGCCCTGATGCTCCAGACCCGGCCCGTGTGTGCATCCGACGCTTCAGCTGCATGTGGTGTGCAGATAGCCTGCTCTACCACTGCATGTCGGATCCGGAGGGCGATTACTCTGATCCCTGCTCATGCGACACGGCCGACGAACGTTTCTGCCTGCGCTGGCTTGCCCTACTCGGCCTTGCACTGCTCGCTCCCTGCCTCTGCTGCTACCCGCCGCTGCACGCCTGTCACCGATGTGCCGTGGCCTGTGGCTGCTGTGGTGGGAAGCACAAGGCCGCTGCATGA